From the Brevibacillus choshinensis genome, one window contains:
- the pssA gene encoding CDP-diacylglycerol--serine O-phosphatidyltransferase encodes MWKGGLKLSSRMVKWVPNLFTMGNLICGLFSITFTMSGYLRTAALLIFLAAFLDLFDGKIARKLKVNSELGVELDSLADMVSFGVAPALLFHAMSPHSLQTSVAFVLYPALGALRLARFSAKPTIGYFMGIPIPLSGLIMAGMGLFLYSNSIVTILLAILMVSPIRIKKL; translated from the coding sequence ATGTGGAAAGGCGGACTTAAATTGTCCTCGCGCATGGTAAAATGGGTACCTAATTTATTTACAATGGGAAATTTAATATGTGGTCTATTCTCGATTACCTTTACGATGAGCGGTTATTTGCGAACGGCAGCTCTTCTCATTTTTTTAGCCGCGTTTCTCGATTTGTTCGACGGAAAAATAGCAAGAAAATTAAAAGTGAATAGCGAGTTGGGAGTTGAATTGGACTCGCTCGCAGATATGGTCAGTTTCGGGGTTGCTCCCGCTTTGCTTTTCCATGCAATGTCCCCGCATTCTTTGCAAACTTCTGTTGCATTTGTACTTTATCCGGCACTGGGAGCCTTGCGATTAGCGAGATTTAGCGCCAAACCAACAATCGGGTACTTTATGGGTATTCCCATTCCTCTCTCGGGACTTATCATGGCAGGGATGGGGTTATTTCTCTATAGCAATTCCATTGTTACTATTTTGCTTGCTATTTTGATGGTCAGTCCCATACGCATCAAAAAATTATAA